GTAGTGAGCGAATTTGGCTTTCTCAGTATTGAGGTTTTGAAGATGCAAAAGCAGGATTATATACAGGATCCCAGATATGCCGATATGAAAACAGCTAATAAAAGAAGTCCTTTGGCCAGGTCCAATAAACAAGTGACAGATGAAGAGCTCCATACATCAGACAAAAAAGGGAACTAAACTAAAAGCTGTAATTCGAAAGAGACAAATAGATATCTTTGAAAAAGCTACCTCAATGTGAAAAAATAATGATGAATAAAAAGAGCGCTAAAAAAGGAGTAATCTTTTTTCTGGGAATACTCACCATTTCCTGCTCTTCCACCTTCGAGGAAGTAGGTACTATTGAAGAGGACATCCTAATTCCTAAAGAAGAGGTAGATCTGCCTTTGAAAGAATTGAGCTTGTTAGATGTATCCTACGGCGAAAACCCACAACAGGCTTATGATATCTATTTGCCCGCAGACCGATCGTCTGATAAAACCAAGGTGATCCTACTCGTTCATGGCGGAGGATGGGTTGAAGGGGATAAGGCCAGTATGACACCTTTTATAGAGCTGATCAAAGAACGACACCCCCAACATGCCATTGTAAATATGAATTACGTTCTGGCTGGAGTAACTCCGGTGATTCCTGCGTTTCCCAACCAGTTTCTCGATATTCGGAAGGTGGTTGAAAAAATTATTGCTGAAAAGGAAGATTTACAGCTCCTACCTGAATTTGGTCTTATCGGGACCAGCGCAGGTGCCCACTTGTCATTAATGTACGATTTTGTCTATGACACAGAAGACCGGGTAAAATTTGTGGTAGATATCGTGGGCCCAACCGATTTTACTCATCCGTTCTTTTCAGAGGACCTTAATTTTAGCCTGGCCCTGTCACTCTTTGTTGACGAAAGCCAGTACCCTGAAGGTACCAATTACGCCGAAGCTACAAGTCCGGTTTTTAATGTTAGTTCAATGAGCAGTCCGGTTGCTATGTTCTACGGAAATCAGGATCCGCTCGTGCCCCTTGGCAATGGCGAGGCCCTGGATGTTGCCCTAACTTCTTTTGAAATAGAGCATATCTATACTATTTATGAAGGCGGACATGGGGATGATTGGAGTGATGCTGATATCCTAGATCTGCAAGAACAGATCAGCCGGTTTATTGAGGAATATCTTCCGGTTAATTAATGCGAGTATGCCTTGTCTCTTTAAAAGATTTGTACTGGTATTTGTGCAAGCTATGCTTATTTAGACTACATTTAATAGTATTCCCCAAGACTACAGTATTTCGCGCACAGTTTCGCCGCTTGTATATCCTACCTGATATGACGGTTTTTTGAAGTAAATCAAAACCAACCGTCATGAAACCAGTTTTATTTTTATTCCTGTTTTTTTTCACAAAACGTACTAAGAGCTTCCCAAAAAACAATTTTAAATTATTCTGTTACAACCTTGCCTATGTACAAGGTTTTAAAACAATATGCATCACCGTTGCATTGATAAAATTTCACATTAATATTATTAATTAATCTAAACCAACCAATTATGAAAAACCTAACAAAGTATGTAATGTTAATCACCTTGCTTTTTTTAGCCGTGTCTTGTAGTGAAGATGAACCAGAAATAATACTTGCCAAAGAAGGAGGGCCTTTTGAGATCAGTGAATTAATAGGTAATTGGGAAGCTACACAAGGAGTTTTCTTGAGAATCAGTGACAATTTGGTAGTGGATATAGTTGCGGATGGGGGATCTTTATCCCTAACCGTCCAAAGCGGCGACAGATGTACCTTTACTGTTGAACCGTTTGGTCGTGAGGCATACACCGTAAGTGGTGAAATGTACTGGGGAGACTATGAAGGTAACGATGCATTAATCATTGTATGGGATGGTAGTTCTCCTGATGAAGGGTCTTTTTTCCCGGTACAGGGAGTTGAACTTACCGCTACAACCTTTAGTTTGGGCTGCTTATCTGAATGCGGGGAATATGATTTTGATAATAATGGAAATTTTGAAGTAGCCGATTTAGGCTTTGAGTTTGTACGGAATTAAAATCCCTGTCCATGTTTTTAAAGGATTTTGATATTAATATAAACCCTGCTAATTAATTTTAGCGGGGTTATTTTTATGAAATAAACTCAGGTCCACTCTAATACAAAAAAGCATCCCAATTTTCTATACAGAAAAAGTAAAGCTTTCCGACTCGAAAAGGGCCCAAATAGATGGCCCTCCACAAGTAAAACCCCGGCTAACTCCGTTAGCTCTGGTACTTTTTCCATTCCTTCGCCTATATGAGCAAGCTTTTTGGCTCTGAAATGAAAAAAGTCCCTTATACATTGTATAAAGGACTTTTCTTCTTGCGGTCTGGACGGGACTCGAACCCGCGACCCCCTGCGTGACAGGCAGGTATTCTAACCAACTGAACTACCAGACCAATGATTTTATCTCTTTTTAGTGAGACTCTGACTACAGTCAGATTCAAATCTTGCTTCAACGGCTTTTAAAGCACGTTTGTTCAACCTTTCCCCTATATGGTTCGTAGGCGGATGCAAATATACGTTGCTTATCGAATTACACAAACAATTTTTCCAAAATAAAACACCCTATCCAAATGCCTGCCTTTCAATCATAAAAGTATTCAGGACCTTGGAAAATTCTTCCCTGATATCTACAGGGACATACTTGATCTTATACTTGGCACAGGTCAGTTTTAACTCGTCCATAAAAGCGTGGACCTCTTTTTCGTAGGCTTCCTTTATAGTATCTGCAAAAAGATCTATATGAACTCCTGTTTCCACATCCTTAAAACGCTTTGGCGTATTTTCAAAATTAAAGGACAATTCGGTTTCCATATCCAGTAAGTGAAATATAACTACCTCGTGCTTGTTGTATTTTAAATGCCGCAGGGCATCAAATAATTGCTCGTCCTCGGCTTCTGTCTGAAACATGTCTGTAAATAAAAAGACAAGACTTCGTCGCTTTAGTTTTTCTGCTATCTGATGCAGATAGGTGAAAGTCTTTGTTCCTGTTCCTTTTTTTCCGGCATCACCTACCTCGTTCAATCTGGCCAGCAACATCTGATGATGACGCTCGCTCCCTTTCTCGGGGGAATAATGAGAATAAACGTGAGAATAAATACTGAGGCCTACGGCATCGCGCTGCTTCTTCAATATATTCATCAGGGCGGCAATCGCCAGGACACCGAATCCTATTTTGTTGAGGTTTTTTAAACTGAGATCTTTTAATTCCGGATAGTACATGGAAGCCGAATTGTCGAGGATCATATGACATCTCAGGTTGGTCTCTTCCTCATAGCGCTTGGTGTAGAGCTTGTCGGTCTTACCGTATAACTTCCAGTCGATATGCTTCGTACTCTCCCCGATATTGTAAATTTTATGCTCTGCAAATTCCGCTGAAAAACCGTGAAAGGGACTTTTGTGAATGCCACTAATAAATCCTTCCACTACTTGTTTTGCAAGAAGCTCAAGATTTTGAAATAACCCGCTTTGTTCTAATTTTTGTTGCAGATCCATTGCCCTAAGATACGGATATGAGTACAAAAAAACCCGGGTGTTTACCCGGGCCTTATGTTTTATCTGAATAAAGTGCTTTTATAGCGCAGCATCTATTGCATCAGTATAAACCTTCTTCGGAGATACACCTACTTGTCTGCTTACGATCTCACCTCCTTTAAATACCAGTACCGTTGGAATGTTCCTGACACCAAACTTCGCAGCGTATTCCTGATTGCTGTCTACGTCTACTTTTCCCACAACGGCTTTTCCGTCA
This DNA window, taken from Muriicola soli, encodes the following:
- a CDS encoding alpha/beta hydrolase → MMNKKSAKKGVIFFLGILTISCSSTFEEVGTIEEDILIPKEEVDLPLKELSLLDVSYGENPQQAYDIYLPADRSSDKTKVILLVHGGGWVEGDKASMTPFIELIKERHPQHAIVNMNYVLAGVTPVIPAFPNQFLDIRKVVEKIIAEKEDLQLLPEFGLIGTSAGAHLSLMYDFVYDTEDRVKFVVDIVGPTDFTHPFFSEDLNFSLALSLFVDESQYPEGTNYAEATSPVFNVSSMSSPVAMFYGNQDPLVPLGNGEALDVALTSFEIEHIYTIYEGGHGDDWSDADILDLQEQISRFIEEYLPVN
- a CDS encoding DUF58 domain-containing protein gives rise to the protein MDLQQKLEQSGLFQNLELLAKQVVEGFISGIHKSPFHGFSAEFAEHKIYNIGESTKHIDWKLYGKTDKLYTKRYEEETNLRCHMILDNSASMYYPELKDLSLKNLNKIGFGVLAIAALMNILKKQRDAVGLSIYSHVYSHYSPEKGSERHHQMLLARLNEVGDAGKKGTGTKTFTYLHQIAEKLKRRSLVFLFTDMFQTEAEDEQLFDALRHLKYNKHEVVIFHLLDMETELSFNFENTPKRFKDVETGVHIDLFADTIKEAYEKEVHAFMDELKLTCAKYKIKYVPVDIREEFSKVLNTFMIERQAFG
- the trxA gene encoding thioredoxin, whose amino-acid sequence is MALEITDATFDEVVLKSDKPVVVDFWAAWCGPCRMVGPIIDEVSDEYDGKAVVGKVDVDSNQEYAAKFGVRNIPTVLVFKGGEIVSRQVGVSPKKVYTDAIDAAL